From a region of the Alnus glutinosa chromosome 1, dhAlnGlut1.1, whole genome shotgun sequence genome:
- the LOC133858320 gene encoding silicon efflux transporter LSI2-like isoform X2: protein MLMASPAVPFLPIGRTAGSLLGAMLMVVFQVLTPEQAYDAIDLPILGLLFGTMVVSVYLEKADMLKYLGNLLSWKSKGAKDLLCRICLISALSSALFTNDTACVVLTEFVLKVARQHNLQPQPFLLALATSANIGSSATPIGNPQNLIIAFQSKISFGSFLSGIILAMLIGVVVNALILLCMYWRLLSIQKDETDAAVDVVAEEDEMIPLKTVWSRDRLRDALSIESSEHKEDLTIRWKVMLWKSCVYLITIGMLIALLMGLNMSWTTITAALALVVLDFKDARPCLEKVSYSLLILFCGMFITVDGFNKTGIPSTLWDFVAPYAQIDHASGIAVLAIVILVLSNLASNVPTVLLLGGQVSTLAAANSGADKKKAWLILAWVSTVAGNLSLLGSAANLIVCEQARKNPHLGYTLSFWSHLKFGVPSTLIVTAIGLVLIR from the exons ATGCTAATGGCAAGTCCAG CCGTTCCTTTTCTACCGATTGGGAGGACTGCTGGGTCCCTCTTGGGGGCTATGCTAATGGTTGTATTCCAAGTCCTAACTCCAGAACAAGCATATGATGCAATTGATCTACCAATCCTTGGTCTTCTCTTTGGGACAATGGTTGTCAGTGTCTATCTAGAAAAGGCAGATATGTTAAAGTACTTGGGAAATCTTCTCTCGTGGAAGAGTAAAGGAGCAAAGGACTTACTTTGTCGAATCTGCCTAATTTCCGCCCTTTCAAGTGCTCTTTTTACTAATGATACCGCTTGTGTAGTATTAACTGAATTTGTCTTAAAAGTTGCAAGGCAACATAACCTCCAGCCTCAACCTTTCCTTCTTGCCCTGGCCACTAGTGCAAATATTGGGTCTTCAGCAACTCCAATTGGCAACCCCCAAAATTTGATTATAGCTTTTCAGAGTAAGATATCTTTTGGGAGTTTTCTCAGTGGAATTATCCTTGCAATGCTAATAGGAGTGGTTGTCAATGCTCTAATTCTTCTGTGCATGTATTGGAGGTTGTTATCAATTCAAAAGGATGAGACAGATGCAGCTGTAGATGTTGTTGCAGAGGAGGATGAGATGATTCCTTTAAAGACTGTTTGGTCAAGGGATAGACTAAGAGACGCACTTTCTATAGAGTCTTCAGAACACAAGGAAGATTTGACCATTAGATGGAAAGTGATGTTGTGGAAGTCGTGTGTTTACCTTATTACTATAGGAATGCTGATTGCTTTGCTTATGGGGCTGAATATGTCATGGACTACAATTACTGCTGCACTTGCTCTTGTGGTTCTTGATTTCAAGGATGCTAGGCCTTGCCTTGAAAAG GTCTCTTATTcacttttgattttattttgcgGAATGTTTATCACTGTCGATGGCTTTAACAAAACTGGAATCCCAAGTACTCTATGGGACTTCGTGGCGCCTTATGCACAGATTGATCATGCTAGCGGGATAGCAGTTCTTGCCATTGTCATTCTTGTCTTGTCAAATTTGGCTTCAAACGTACCAACTG TTCTGTTGCTGGGAGGACAAGTGTCAACATTGGCAGCCGCAAATTCTGGAGCTGATAAGAAGAAGGCATGGCTCATCTTAGCTTGGGTCAGCACGGTAGCTGGAAATCTCTCATTGTTGGGATCAGCTGCCAACTTAATAGTGTGTGAGCAGGCTCGCAAAAATCCACATCTTGGGTATACCTTATCTTTTTGGAGCCATCTCAAATTTGGAGTCCCCTCGACTCTTATAGTCACTGCTATTGGTTTGGTACTCATAAGATGA
- the LOC133858320 gene encoding silicon efflux transporter LSI2-like isoform X1: MVLAFSLKVVLGSLAFAIFWVLAVFPAVPFLPIGRTAGSLLGAMLMVVFQVLTPEQAYDAIDLPILGLLFGTMVVSVYLEKADMLKYLGNLLSWKSKGAKDLLCRICLISALSSALFTNDTACVVLTEFVLKVARQHNLQPQPFLLALATSANIGSSATPIGNPQNLIIAFQSKISFGSFLSGIILAMLIGVVVNALILLCMYWRLLSIQKDETDAAVDVVAEEDEMIPLKTVWSRDRLRDALSIESSEHKEDLTIRWKVMLWKSCVYLITIGMLIALLMGLNMSWTTITAALALVVLDFKDARPCLEKVSYSLLILFCGMFITVDGFNKTGIPSTLWDFVAPYAQIDHASGIAVLAIVILVLSNLASNVPTVLLLGGQVSTLAAANSGADKKKAWLILAWVSTVAGNLSLLGSAANLIVCEQARKNPHLGYTLSFWSHLKFGVPSTLIVTAIGLVLIR, from the exons ATGGTCTTGGCTTTTTCTCTAAAAGTGGTTCTAGGCTCACTCGCTTTCGCAATCTTCTGGGTATTGGCGGTCTTCCCAGCCGTTCCTTTTCTACCGATTGGGAGGACTGCTGGGTCCCTCTTGGGGGCTATGCTAATGGTTGTATTCCAAGTCCTAACTCCAGAACAAGCATATGATGCAATTGATCTACCAATCCTTGGTCTTCTCTTTGGGACAATGGTTGTCAGTGTCTATCTAGAAAAGGCAGATATGTTAAAGTACTTGGGAAATCTTCTCTCGTGGAAGAGTAAAGGAGCAAAGGACTTACTTTGTCGAATCTGCCTAATTTCCGCCCTTTCAAGTGCTCTTTTTACTAATGATACCGCTTGTGTAGTATTAACTGAATTTGTCTTAAAAGTTGCAAGGCAACATAACCTCCAGCCTCAACCTTTCCTTCTTGCCCTGGCCACTAGTGCAAATATTGGGTCTTCAGCAACTCCAATTGGCAACCCCCAAAATTTGATTATAGCTTTTCAGAGTAAGATATCTTTTGGGAGTTTTCTCAGTGGAATTATCCTTGCAATGCTAATAGGAGTGGTTGTCAATGCTCTAATTCTTCTGTGCATGTATTGGAGGTTGTTATCAATTCAAAAGGATGAGACAGATGCAGCTGTAGATGTTGTTGCAGAGGAGGATGAGATGATTCCTTTAAAGACTGTTTGGTCAAGGGATAGACTAAGAGACGCACTTTCTATAGAGTCTTCAGAACACAAGGAAGATTTGACCATTAGATGGAAAGTGATGTTGTGGAAGTCGTGTGTTTACCTTATTACTATAGGAATGCTGATTGCTTTGCTTATGGGGCTGAATATGTCATGGACTACAATTACTGCTGCACTTGCTCTTGTGGTTCTTGATTTCAAGGATGCTAGGCCTTGCCTTGAAAAG GTCTCTTATTcacttttgattttattttgcgGAATGTTTATCACTGTCGATGGCTTTAACAAAACTGGAATCCCAAGTACTCTATGGGACTTCGTGGCGCCTTATGCACAGATTGATCATGCTAGCGGGATAGCAGTTCTTGCCATTGTCATTCTTGTCTTGTCAAATTTGGCTTCAAACGTACCAACTG TTCTGTTGCTGGGAGGACAAGTGTCAACATTGGCAGCCGCAAATTCTGGAGCTGATAAGAAGAAGGCATGGCTCATCTTAGCTTGGGTCAGCACGGTAGCTGGAAATCTCTCATTGTTGGGATCAGCTGCCAACTTAATAGTGTGTGAGCAGGCTCGCAAAAATCCACATCTTGGGTATACCTTATCTTTTTGGAGCCATCTCAAATTTGGAGTCCCCTCGACTCTTATAGTCACTGCTATTGGTTTGGTACTCATAAGATGA
- the LOC133858319 gene encoding silicon efflux transporter LSI2-like, with amino-acid sequence MVLASSLKVVLGSLAFAIFWVLAVFPAVPFLPIGRTAGSLLGAMLMVVFRVLTPDQAYAAINLPILGLLFGTMVVSVYLEKADMFKYLGNLLSWKSKGAKDLLCRICLISALLSALFTNDTSCVVLTEFVLKVARQHNLPPQPFLLALASSANIGSSATPIGNPQNLVIAVQSKISFGSFLSGIIPAMLIGVVVNALILLCMYWRLLSIQKDETDADVDVVAKEDVDSHRFSPAMMSHITSLNSQEWNSRLETINVQVSSNLSGNMGHVETIRNRLGSSENEIHRVPSDTIDSARNSNASKELEKSVSSPKREEIIPSKTVRSMDRLRDALSVESSEQKEDLTIRWKMMLWKSCVYLITIGMLIALLMGLNMSWTTITAALALVVLDFKDARPCLEKVSYSLLIFFCGMFISVDGFNKTGIPSTLWDFMAPYAQIDHASGIAVLAIVILVMSNLASNVPTVLLLGGQVAASAAAISAADEKKAWLILAWVSTVAGNLSLLGSAANLIVCEQARKTPRLGYTLSFWSHLKFGVPSTLIVTAIGLVLIR; translated from the exons ATGGTCCTGGCTTCTTCTCTAAAAGTGGTTCTAGGCTCACTTGCTTTTGCAATCTTCTGGGTATTGGCGGTCTTCCCAGCCGTTCCTTTTCTACCAATTGGGAGGACTGCTGGGTCCCTCTTGGGGGCTATGTTAATGGTCGTATTCCGAGTTCTAACTCCAGATCAAGCATATGCTGCAATTAATCTACCAATCCTTGGTCTTCTCTTTGGGACAATGGTTGTCAGTGTCTATCTAGAAAAGGCAGATATGTTCAAGTACTTGGGAAATCTTCTCTCGTGGAAGAGTAAAGGAGCAAAGGACTTACTTTGTCGAATCTGCCTGATTTCCGCCCTTTTAAGTGCTCTTTTTACTAATGATACCTCTTGTGTAGTATTAACTGAATTTGTCTTAAAAGTTGCAAGGCAACATAACCTCCCGCCTCAACCTTTCCTTCTTGCCCTGGCCTCTAGTGCAAATATTGGGTCTTCAGCAACTCCAATTGGCAACCCCCAAAATTTGGTTATAGCTGTTCAGAGTAAGATATCTTTTGGGAGTTTTCTCAGTGGAATTATCCCTGCAATGCTAATAGGAGTGGTTGTCAATGCTCTAATTCTACTGTGCATGTATTGGAGGTTGTTATCAATTCAAAAGGATGAGACAGATGCAGATGTAGATGTTGTTGCAAAGGAGGATGTGGATTCTCATCGCTTTTCACCAGCCATGATGTCACATATTACATCCTTGAATTCTCAAGAGTGGAACTCTAGATTGGAAACTATAAATGTGCAAGTCTCTTCCAACTTGAGTGGGAACATGGGTCATGTTGAGACCATTAGAAACCGGTTAGGTTCAAGTGAGAATGAAATCCATAGGGTCCCTAGTGACACGATAGATTCTGCAAGAAATTCTAATGCATCAAAAGAGCTGGAAAAAAGCGTGTCTTCTCCAAAAAGGGAGGAGATCATTCCTTCAAAGACTGTTAGATCAATGGATAGACTAAGAGACGCACTTTCTGTAGAGTCTTCAGAACAAAAGGAAGATTTGACCATTAGATGGAAAATGATGTTGTGGAAGTCATGTGTTTACCTTATTACTATAGGAATGTTGATTGCTTTGCTTATGGGGCTGAATATGTCATGGACTACAATTACTGCTGCACTTGCTCTTGTGGTTCTTGATTTCAAGGATGCTAGGCCTTGCCTTGAAAAG GTCTCCTATTcacttttgattttcttttgcgGAATGTTTATCTCGGTCGATGGCTTTAACAAAACTGGAATTCCAAGTACTCTATGGGACTTCATGGCGCCTTATGCACAGATTGATCATGCTAGCGGGATAGCAGTTCTTGCCATTGTCATTCTTGTCATGTCAAATTTGGCTTCAAACGTACCAACTG TTCTGTTGCTGGGAGGACAAGTGGCTGCATCGGCAGCTGCAATTTCTGCAGCTGATGAGAAGAAGGCATGGCTCATCTTAGCTTGGGTCAGCACGGTAGCTGGAAATCTCTCATTGTTGGGATCAGCTGCCAACTTAATAGTGTGTGAGCAGGCTCGCAAAACTCCACGTCTTGGGTATACCTTATCTTTTTGGAGCCATCTCAAATTTGGAGTCCCCTCGACTCTTATAGTCACTGCTATTGGTTTGGTACTTATAAGATAA